One window of the Pyrus communis chromosome 17, drPyrComm1.1, whole genome shotgun sequence genome contains the following:
- the LOC137721993 gene encoding uncharacterized protein: MPRHASTTRFIAIDARLSAVEEQLADLPNFILSSITTANVDLKASLSADFEAKLAFSFSQFHHEQSFQGGAVSSNPAPIMANSDLETPRQALHDPFDTECTGELCKEFGPSEFEDCTEALFKLRQTGTLKDYIIEFHRLANRARDVGPVLLKSCFLDGLKRELIYDVKLLRPAIVHDAISIDVQVDSKLFELRAFNPRILPSAKITSFPILPPKPKTPMLPFRKLTPEEVQRKNDKGECWFCPRKGHKCGHKQLLLLDVSEEGDLCEDLDKEVSAEIQGMALSEYAFYGVQCTRSLQTIKVLGTVNNHSMHILLDSGSTHNFIDSRLLKTLGCSLQATKPFEVMIADGGKITSQGCCRHISLELLTMEFQMGIMTYKLTHNSPPQLAVHEMALQQVDKELSQSNVGVLLYSLESNEQGTDTLSSQQVDELQLPLPQHRAQDHQIPLIPGSKPPSIRLYHYGPAHKDEIEKAHELLKLRFIHPSHSPFSFPVLLVKKNDGTWRLCMDYRELNSITVKDKYLIPLIDDLLDELYGAKYFSKLNLRSGYHQIRMQESDIAKTAFRTHDGHYEFLKCSFGQQQVEYLGHIMSTERVSADPTKIKAIADWPAPKNVKELRGFLGLTGYYRKFVLGYGKIFQPLYKLIDALSRALGSNSIPKLPLEKDKEVLAITYLYFRWLDELSKDLELDPWVKPKKQEVEMLAQSTGQGVVTSKYHVDNGFLKYKRRIVLGVDSVWRKQPFRNYEIGMAKPESVEQGMIARDKMLKMLRTNLANAQNRMKVQADKHRSERTFEVGDLVYLKLIPYQLQSLATHAYHKLHPKFYGPFEVLEKVGEVAYKLKLPETSKIHPVFHVSCLKKHISPDVIPVPLLPLVTDDGLQVQEPMAMLQRRM; encoded by the exons CGCTCGTCTCTCTGCCGTTGAGGAACAATTGGCGGATCTCCCCAATTTCATTCTTTCCTCCATCACCACCGCGAATGTTGACCTCAAGGCTTCTCTTTCTGCTGATTTTGAGGCTAAATTAGCCTTCTCCTTCTCGCAATTTCACCATGAGCAATCCTTTCAGGGTGGGGCTGTATCTTCCAATCCCGCTCCAATCATGGCAAATTCTGATCTGGAGACTCCGCGTCAGGCTCTGCATGATCCATTCGACACTG AATGTACTGGTGAACTTTGCAAGGAGTTTGGGCCTTCCGAATTTGAGGATTGTACAGAAGCTCTTTTCAAATTGCGCCAAACCGGTACTCTTAAGGACTATATCATTGAATTTCATAGACTTGCTAATCGTGCTAGAGATGTAGGCCCTGTGCTCCTTAAGAGTTGTTTCCTTGATGGATTAAAACGTGAATTGATATATGATGTCAAGTTGTTACGACCTGCTATTGTCCATGATGCCATATCCATTGATGTTCAGGTCGATTCTAAGCTATTTGAATTACGTGCGTTCAATCCTCGAATTCTTCCTTCAGCAAAAATTACTTCATTCCCCATACTGCCCCCTAAGCCTAAAACCCCTATGCTTCCATTTCGAAAACTTACTCCCGAGGAGGTTCAGCGCAAGAATGATAAAGGGGAATGTTGGTTTTGTCCTAGGAAGGGGCACAAGTGTGGCCACAAGCAGCTACTTCTATTAGATGTGAGTGAGGAGGGTGATTTATGTGAAGATTTGGATAAGGAGGTATCGGCTGAAATCCAGGGCATGGCACTGAGTGAATATGCATTTTATGGGGTGCAATGCACACGGTCTTTACAAACTATAAAGGTTTTGGGCACTGTTAATAACCACTCAATGCATATACTTTTGGATTCTGGAAGTACGCACAATTTCATTGACTCTAGGCTTCTTAAGACATTAGGGTGTTCTTTGCAAGCAACCAAGCCTTTTGAAGTAATGATTGCTGATGGTGGGAAAATTACGAGCCAAGGGTGTTGTAGGCACATATCATTGGAG TTACTTACAATGGAGTTCCAGATGGGCATAATGACGTATAAATTGACCCACAATTCACCACCACAGTTGGCAGTTCACGAAATGGCCCTGCAGCAAGTTGATAAGGAGCTCTCTCAATCTAATGTTGGGGTTCTATTGTATTCTTTGGAGTCTAATGAACAGGGAACTGATACTCTTAGTTCTCAACAGGTAGATGAGCTACAG CTACCCCTCCCCCAACATCGAGCACAAGATCACCAAATCCCACTCATTCCTGGTTCAAAGCCCCCAAGTATTAGGCTTTATCATTATGGACCGGCACATAAAGATGAGATTGAGAAGGCGCATGAGCTTCTTAAGTTAAGATTCATACATCCTAGCCACAGCCCATTTTCCTTTCCAGTGTTGTTGGTAAAGAAAAATGACGGAACATGGAGATTATGCATGGATTATAGAGAGTTGAATAGCATCACAGTTAAGGATAAGTACCTCATTCCATTGATTGATGATTTACTTGATGAATTATATGGAGCCAAGTACTTTTCTAAGCTTAATCTCAGATCCGGATACCATCAAATTAGAATGCAAGAGAGTGACATTGCAAAAACAGCTTTTAGAACTCATGACGGACACTATGAGTTTCTG AAGTGTTCATTTGGACAGCAGCAGGTGGAGTATTTGGGTCACATAATGTCCACTGAAAGGGTTTCTGCGGATCCTACCAAAATTAAAGCTATTGCCGATTGGCCTGCACCTAAGAATGTGAAGGAATTGCGGGGATTTCTGGGTTTGACTGGTTATTACAGGAAGTTTGTTCTTGGTTATGGCAAAATCTTCCAACCATTGTACAAACTTATTG ATGCTCTCTCTAGGGCCCTCGGTTCAAATTCCATTCCTAAGCTACCCTTGGAAAAAGACAAGGAAGTGTTAGCTATCACCTACCTCTACTTTAGGTGGTTGGATGAGTTAAGTAAAGATTTAGAACTGGATCCTTGGGTTAAGccaaaaaaacaagaagttgaAATGCTAGCTCAAAGCACTGGTCAAGGTGTAGTTACCTCTAAGTATCATGTTGACAATGGATTTTTGAAGTACAAAAGGAGAATTGTGTTAGGTGTGGATTCAGTTTGGAGGAAACAG CCTTTTCGAAACTATGAAATTGGTATGGCAAAACCGGAGAGTGTGGAACAAGGCATGATTGCTCGAGACAAAATGTTGAAAATGCTTAGAACTAATTTGGCCAACGCGCAGAATAGGATGAAGGTGCAAGCAGACAAACACAGGAGTGAGAGAACCTTTGAGGTGGGAGATTTGGTTTATTTGAAGCTCATTCCCTATCAACTACAATCACTAGCAACTCATGCCTATCACAAACTGCACCCTAAGTTCTATGGTCCATTTGAGGTGTTAGAGAAGGTTGGGGAGGTGGCCTACAAGTTAAAGCTTCCTGAGACCTCCAAGATACACCCAGTTTTCCATGTCAGTTGCTTGAAGAAACACATTAGTCCTGATGTTATTCCGGTGCCATTGTTGCCATTGGTGACTGATGATGGTTTACAGGTCCAAGAACCTATGGCAATGCTGCAGAGAAggatgtaa